A region of Ochrobactrum quorumnocens DNA encodes the following proteins:
- a CDS encoding RelA/SpoT family protein: MMRQYELVERVQRYKPDVNEALLNKAYVYAMQKHGSQKRASGDPYFSHPLEVAAILTDMHLDEATIAIALLHDTIEDTTATRQEIDQLFGPEIGKLVEGLTKLKKLDLVSKKAVQAENLRKLLLAISEDVRVLLVKLADRLHNMRTLGVMREDKRLRIAEETMDIYAPLAGRMGMQDTREELEELAFRYINPDAWRAVTDRLAELLEKNRGLLQKIEEDLSEIFQKNGIKASVKSRQKKPWSVFRKMETKGLSFEQLSDIFGFRVMVESTQDCYRALGLIHTTWSMVPGRFKDYISTPKQNDYRSIHTTIIGPSRQRIELQIRTRVMDEIAEFGVAAHSIYKDRGSASNPHQISTETNAYAWLRQTIEQLSEGDNPEEFLEHTKLELFQDQVFCFTPKGRLIALPRGATPIDFAYAVHTDIGDSCVGAKVNGRIMPLMTELKNGDEVDIIRSKAQVPPAAWESLVATGKARAAIRRATRSAVRKQYSGLGMRILERAFERAGKPFSKDILKPGLPRLARKEVEDVLAAVGRGELPSTDVVKAVYPDYQDTRVTSQNNPTKTGEKGWFNIQNAAGMIFKVPEGSEGAQEAVADGERPKRKALPIRGTNSDLPVRFAPEGAVPGDRIVGIMQPGAGITIYPIQSPALTAYDDQPERWIDVRWDIDEGMHERFPARISVSAINSPGSLAEIAQIVASNDANIHNLSMVRTAPDFTEMIIDVEVWDLKHLNRIISQLKESASVSGARRVNG; this comes from the coding sequence ATGATGCGCCAATATGAGCTTGTAGAGCGTGTTCAGCGATACAAGCCTGACGTCAATGAGGCGCTTCTCAACAAGGCGTATGTTTACGCTATGCAGAAGCATGGCAGCCAGAAGCGTGCGTCCGGTGATCCATATTTTTCCCACCCGCTCGAAGTTGCAGCAATTCTCACAGATATGCATTTGGATGAGGCAACGATTGCGATTGCTCTCCTGCATGACACGATTGAAGACACCACAGCTACCCGTCAGGAAATCGATCAGCTGTTTGGCCCGGAGATTGGTAAGCTCGTTGAAGGTCTGACCAAACTCAAGAAGCTCGATCTGGTTTCCAAGAAGGCAGTGCAGGCGGAAAACTTGCGCAAGCTGTTGTTGGCTATTTCCGAAGACGTGCGCGTGCTTCTGGTGAAGCTTGCAGATCGACTGCACAATATGCGTACTCTTGGCGTGATGCGCGAAGACAAGCGTCTGCGCATTGCTGAAGAAACCATGGATATCTATGCGCCACTCGCTGGCCGCATGGGTATGCAGGACACGCGTGAAGAGCTCGAAGAACTTGCATTCCGCTATATCAACCCGGATGCATGGCGTGCGGTAACGGATCGGCTTGCAGAGCTTCTTGAAAAGAACCGTGGTCTTCTACAGAAGATCGAAGAAGACTTGTCTGAGATTTTCCAAAAGAACGGTATCAAGGCGAGCGTTAAGAGCCGTCAGAAGAAGCCTTGGTCGGTTTTCCGTAAAATGGAAACCAAGGGCCTGTCGTTTGAACAACTGTCCGATATTTTCGGCTTCCGCGTCATGGTTGAATCGACACAGGATTGCTATCGCGCACTCGGTCTGATCCATACCACCTGGTCGATGGTTCCAGGTCGGTTCAAAGACTATATTTCGACACCTAAGCAGAACGACTATCGTTCCATCCATACAACGATCATTGGCCCATCACGCCAGCGTATCGAACTGCAGATCCGCACGCGCGTCATGGATGAAATTGCAGAATTCGGTGTGGCGGCCCATTCGATCTATAAGGATCGCGGCAGTGCCAGTAATCCGCATCAGATATCGACCGAAACCAATGCCTATGCTTGGCTGCGCCAGACTATCGAGCAGCTTTCCGAGGGCGATAACCCTGAAGAGTTTCTCGAACATACCAAGTTGGAATTGTTTCAGGATCAGGTATTCTGTTTCACACCCAAAGGTCGTCTCATTGCGCTTCCGCGCGGGGCGACGCCAATCGATTTCGCCTATGCGGTTCATACCGATATTGGCGACAGCTGCGTTGGTGCCAAGGTCAATGGCCGTATTATGCCGTTGATGACAGAGCTCAAGAATGGCGACGAAGTCGACATCATTCGTTCCAAAGCGCAGGTCCCACCTGCCGCATGGGAGTCGCTTGTTGCAACGGGCAAAGCGCGCGCCGCAATCCGTCGCGCAACGCGCTCGGCGGTTCGCAAACAGTATTCCGGCCTCGGTATGCGTATTCTTGAGCGCGCTTTCGAGCGTGCAGGAAAACCTTTCAGCAAGGATATTCTCAAACCTGGTCTGCCGCGTCTGGCTCGCAAGGAAGTTGAAGATGTTCTGGCCGCAGTTGGTCGCGGTGAACTGCCATCTACCGACGTTGTGAAAGCAGTTTATCCTGACTATCAGGATACGCGTGTTACCTCGCAGAACAACCCTACCAAGACCGGTGAAAAGGGCTGGTTTAATATCCAGAACGCCGCTGGCATGATCTTCAAGGTGCCGGAAGGTTCTGAAGGTGCGCAAGAAGCTGTGGCTGATGGCGAAAGGCCAAAGCGCAAGGCCTTGCCGATCCGTGGCACCAATTCCGACTTGCCTGTGCGTTTTGCACCGGAAGGCGCTGTGCCGGGCGACCGTATCGTTGGTATCATGCAGCCGGGAGCAGGGATCACGATCTATCCGATTCAGTCACCCGCACTGACCGCTTATGATGATCAGCCGGAGCGCTGGATTGATGTGCGCTGGGACATTGATGAGGGGATGCATGAACGCTTCCCGGCACGGATCAGTGTGTCTGCAATCAATTCGC